DNA from Cryptosporangium minutisporangium:
GCGCTCGCGGCGGCCCGGGAGAAGCGTCCGGACCTCGGCCCGGCGCTGGACGCGCTGGAGCCCCGCCTGGCCGACCCGGACGACGAGCTGGCGATCCGGTTCCAGCAGACGTCGGGTGCGGTCATGGCCAAGGGCGCCGAGGACACCGCGTTCTACCGGTGGACGCGGTTCGTCGCGCTCAACGAGGTGGGCGGTGACCCGACGAAGTTCGGCGGGTCGGTCTCCGAGTGGCACGCGGCGGCCCGGGCGCGGCAGGACATCTGGCCGCGCGGCATGACGACGCTCTCGACGCACGACACCAAGCGGTCCGAGGACGTGCGGGCCCGGCTGGCGGTGCTCTCGGAGATCCCGGACGAGTGGGCAGCGGCCGTCCGGCGCTGGCGGGACGTCGTGCCGGTGTCGGACGGGGCGATCGCGCACCTGCTGTACCAGTCGGTGGTGGCCACCTGGCCGATCGACGCGTCGCGGCTGAAGGCCGCGATGCAGAAGTCGGCGCGGGAAGCGCGGACGGTCACGTCGTGGAACGACCAGAACGAGGAGTTCGAGGCCGCCTTGGACGCCGCGGTCGACGCCGCTCTCGCGTCGTCGGACGTGACGGCGTTCGCGCAGCGGATCACGCCGTACGGCTGGGTGAACGCGCTCGGGCAGAAGCTGGTGCAGCTGACGATGCCGGGGATCCCGGACACCTACCAAGGCACCGAGCTGTGGGACAACTCGCTGGTCGACCCGGACAACCGCCGACCGGTCGACTTCGACGCCCGGCGGAAGCTGCTGGCCCGGCTCGACGACGGTTGGCTGCCGCCGGTGGACGCGGAGGGGGCGGCGAAGCTGCTCGTCACCTCGCGGGCCCTGCGGCTACGGCGCGACCGGCCGGAACTGTTCGGCTCGTACACGCCGGTCGGGGTGTCCGGGTCGGCGGCCGAGCACGCGGTCGCGTACGACCGGGGTGGGGCGATCACCGTGGCGACCCGCCTGCCGGTCGGGCTGGAGCGGCGGGGTGGCTGGGGTGACACCGTGCTGGCACTGCCGGACGGCGACTGGAAGGACGCGCTCACCGGTGCGACCTACTCCGCGGGCGCGGACGGCCCGGTCGGTCTCGTCGACATCCTGTTCCGCTACCCGGTCGCCCTCCTGACCCGAGCCTGACCCAGCCGCTCGTCGGCACGAGTCGCCGAGCTCCGATCGGGAAGGACTCCCACGTGACGACGTTCGAGCTGTGGGCACCCAAGCCGACCCGGGTCCGGATCCGGATCGGCGAGACGATGACTGAGTTGCAGAAGGCCGCCGACGGCTGGTGGCGGGTCGATCTCCCGGACGCCGGTCCGGGCACCGACTACGCCTATCTCCTCGACGACGACCCGCAGCCGCTCCCCGACCCCCGCGCGGCCTGGCTGCCGAACGGCGTCCACGAGCCGAGCCGCGTCTACGACCACTCGGCGTACGCGTGGACCGACGACCACTGGACCGGACGCCAACTCGCCGGCAGCGTGCTCTACGAGCTCCACATCGGCACGTTCACCCCCGAGGGCACGTTCGACGCGGCGATCGAGCGCCTCGACCACCTGGTGGAGCTCGGCGTCGATCTGGTCGAGCTGCTCCCGGTGAACGGCTTCAACGGTGCCTACAACTGGGGTTACGACGGCGTCGCCTGGTACGCGGTGCACGAGCAGTACGGCGGGCCGGACGGTCTGAAGCGTTTCGTCGACGCGTGCCACGCCAAGGGTCTCGGCGTGGCGCTCGACGTCGTCTACAACCACCTCGGGCCGTCCGGCAACTACCTGCCACGGTTCGGCCCGTACCTCAAGGAGGGCTCCAATACCTGGGGCGACCTGATCAACCTCGACGGGCGGGACTCCAACGAGGTCCGCCGGTACATCCTCGACAACGTCCTCGGCTGGTTCCGCGACTTCCACGTCGACGCGCTGCGGCTGGACGCGGTCCACGCGCTCGCCGACACCCGCGCCGCCCACCTGCTGGAGGAGGCGTCCCGTGAGGTCGACGTCCTCTCGACGCACCTCGGCCGGCCGTTGTCGCTGATCGCCGAGTCCGACCTCAACGATCCGAAGCTGATGGCGCCGGTCGAGGCGGGCGGTTACGGCCTCACCGCCGCCTGGGACGACGACGTCCACCACGCGCTGCACGCGCTGCTCACCGGCGAACGCAGCGGCTACTACGGGGACTTCGGGTCGTTCGCGACGCTCGCCGCGGTGTTGACCGGCGCGTACTTCCACGCCGGGACGTACTCGTCGTTCCGTCAACGGGTCCACGGGCGCCCGGTCGACCGGCGCAACACCCCGGGTTACCGCTTCGTGGTGTGCCTGCAGAACCACGACCAGATCGGTAACCGCGCCACCGGTGACCGGATCTCGGCGACGCTCTCCCCGGAACTGCTGACGATCGGCGCGGCCCTGATGCTCACGTCGCCGTTCACGCCGATGCTGTTCATGGGTGAGGAGTGGGGCGCGGGCACGCCCTGGCAGTTCTTCACCAGCCACCCGGAGCCGGAGCTCGCCACCGCGGTCGAGACCGGGCGCAAAGCCGAGTTCGCCGAGCACGGCTGGGGCGAGGCCGAGGTGCCGAACCCGCAGGACCCGGCGACGTTCGAGCGCTCCAAGCTCGACTGGTCGGAGCCGACGAAGCCACCGCACGCCGGCGTCCTGGACGTCTACCGGCGGCTGATCGCCCTGCGCCGGGAGGTCTCCGACCTCACCGATCCGCGGCTGGACCGGGTGGCCGTGCTCTACGACGAGGACGCCCGATGGATGGTCGTCCGCCGCGGTGAGCGGCACGCGGTCGCGGTGAATCTGGGCTCCGCCGCCCGGGCGGTGTCGCTCCCGGCATCGGTCGAGGCGGTGCTCTTCCACTCCCACGGCGCCGACGAGTGGACCGGCACCCTCCCACCCGAGTCCGTCGCCATCCTGCGCCTCCGCTGAGGCTCCCCGCGCTCACTCACGCCGAATCCGTCTCCACGCGCGCGGTGGAGACGGATTCGGCGTCACTCAGCGGGAGCGGGCGGCGAGGCAGATCGCGCTCCAGAGCTCCGCGGCGGCCTTGCGCGCGGCCTCGGTCGGCTCCAGCACGTGACCGATGTCCTCCGGATGCTCGGCCGGTGCGTTCCCCACGTGCTCGGCCAGCGCCACCGCCAACTCCCGCAGCCGCACGTTGTAACGCTGGCTGGCCCGGTCGAGCGCTTCGAACGCCTGCGGAGCCGAGACGCCCGCCATCGCCATGACGGCGCCCTTGCACTGCTCGATCACCCGCCGGTACTGAACCATCTTCGCCATCTGGTCGGCCCGCATCGACTCGCGCTCGCAGAACACGACGGTGGCCAGCGCATGCGAGACCATCGGCTCGATCCGGTCGAGCACCGCGACGGTCTTCTCGCTCGGCGCACGATCGAGGTAGAGCGTGAACTGGGAGGGGCCGCCCTCGTCCCACGAGCCGGGCATCGAAACCGCCCCCAGCGATCCGGACAGACCGGGCAGGTAGGTGCCGTTCAGAGCCCGGCACAGGTCCGGGTACTCGTTGGCCGACCGAAGGTCCGGCACCAGTGCAGTCCGCTCGGTCCGATGCGCCTGCACGAGCGGGCCCTCGCCCAGCTCCCACTGCAGGCGGTCGAGCGGCGCCGCGATCCCGATCGCGCAGTACACGCTCGGCTGGCCGTCACGGACGAAGTTGACGCCGGCGCCGATCGCGCCCGCCACCTCGTCGACGGCATATCCCAGCAGGCGCTCGATCAGCGCCCGTCCCGAGGTGTTGTCGTCGTCGTCCACGACTGAATACTTCCCGTCCCGCTCGCGGTCAACCGCGATGCTGCGCGCCCCGTGCCGGCACATCACCGCCGTGCTCGCCCCACCACCGAGCCAGCTGGCCGGCTCGGCTGACCGCCCGCAGCCGCCGCTCGGTGGCGCGCCGGTCCGCCGTCGTGGTGACGACGAGGAACTGGTCGCCCACCCGGAACCGGGTGTGCTGGTCGGGCACCGTGCTGCGGCCGTCGCGCACGAGCAGCGTCACCACCGCGCCGTCGGGGAGCCGCAGGTCGGTCACCCAGACCCCGGCCAGCCGGGAGCGCGGTGGGATCGTCACCGCCAGCAGGTCGGCCCGCAGCTCGTCGAGCGGCGCGGCTTCGACGACGATGTCCCGGGCTTCGTCCGGCGCGGCCACCCCCAGCCGCCGCGCCACCCACGGCAGGGTCGGCGCCTGCACGATGGTGAACACGAGCACCAGGAGGAAGACGACGTCGAAGAGGCGGGCACGGCCGGAGAGCGGTGCCACCGCCGGGATCGTCGCGAGCACGATCGGTACCGCACCGCGGAGCCCCGCCCAGGACAGGAACGCCTGTTCTCGCCACGGCAGCCGGAACGGCAAAGCGGAGACCAGCACCGAAAGCGGACGCCCGACCAGGAGCAACGCGCCGCCCACCACGAGGGCCGGGACCAGGGCGTCGTCCAGCCGAGTCGGGCTGGCGAGCAGGCCGAGCAGTACGAACATCCCGATCTGGGCCACCCAGGCGATGCCCTCGGCGAAGCCGAGCGTGGCGTTGCGGTGCGGCAGCGATGCGTTTCCCAGCACCAGCCCGGCCACGTAGACCGCGAGGAACCCGCTCGCGTGCAGCTGTCCGGCCGCGCCGAACGCCAGCAGCGGGATCGCGATCGCGCTCACCGGGTAGAGCCCGGACGCGGGCAGCGCGACCCGGTTCAGCAGCCACTGTCCGGCGAAACCCACGAGCAGCCCGATCAGCGCACCGGCGATCAGCTCGTAGATCACCAGGCCCCCGACCTCCCACCCGGAGGCCGTCTCCCAGGCGTCGGACGCGACGACGGTCACCAGGATGACGGTCGGCGGGTCGTTGAAGCCGGACTCGGCCTCCAGCGTCGCGCTCAGCCGCCGTCGCAGCGGTAGCCGACGGAGCACGGAGAACACCGCGGCGGCGTCGGTCGACGACACCACCGCGCCGATCAGGATGCCCAGCCGCCAGTCGAAGCCGAGCGCCACGTGCGCGCAGACGGCGACCGCTGCGACGCTGGTCAGCACGCCCAGCGTCGAGAGCACGACGGACAGCCCGATCACCGGCCGGATGTCCGACCACCGAGTGGTCAGGCCACCCTCGGCGAGGATCACCGCGAGCGCGGCGAAGCCCACGAGCTGGGTGAGCTCCTCGTCGTCGAACCGGATACCGACGCCGGACTCCCCCAGCGCGATCCCGACCAGCAGGAACGCGAGCAGGCCGGGCATGCCGACGCGGGACGCCACTCGGACCGCGATGACCGCGGCGAGCAGCACCCCGGCACCGGCGAGAAGGTAGAGATTGAGCGTGTCCATCGTGAGTACTAGGCTCTACCATCCCAATCCGCGGACAACTCCTGGCCACGCCGGGATGAGTTGCTCCGGCGCGCCGACGCGGTTCGCCGCGCCGTCGCGGCGCGTGGATTGGGCCCCACCTGGGACGATATGCCTAGTGGTTTCGTGGAGTTCGCGGTGTGTCGCGGTGGCGCGCCGTCGTTACGGAGTTTTGTCTTCTCTGTTCCCGTTACCGAAACTAGCCTGATCCCATGGAATCGCGGGGGAAAGACAAGAGGGCCCAGCTGTTCGCGATCGCCCTCTGTGGACTGTTGGCCGGAGTCGTCATCGCGGCCGCCGCGTTCCCGGCCGTCGCCGTTACCGGCCTGACCGCCAAGTCGGCCTCCGACGAGTTCGAGAACCTACCCAGCGACCTCTCGACGCCACCGCTCCCACAGACGTCGTACCTGCTGGCGGCCGACGGATCGCCGATCACGTCGTTCTACGCCGAGAACCGCATGCCGGTGCCGATCAGCGACGTCCCGCAGATGATGCAGGACGCGATGGTGGCCGCCGAGGACGCGCGGTTCTACCAGCACAACGGCGTGGACATGCAGGGCATCATCCGGGCGTTCGTGCGCAACCAGCAGGCCGGCGACATCCAGCAGGGAGCGTCGACGCTGACCCAGCAGTACGTCCGTAACGTGCTGTCGTACGCCGCGAACACCCCGGCCGAGCGTCGTCTGGCCACCGAGGACACAGTGGGGCGCAAGGTCCGCGAGGCCCGGTACGCGGTGGCGCTGGAGAAGCAGCTGACCAAGCAGCAGATCCTGGAGCGCTACCTCAACATCTCGTTCTACGGCAACGGCGGCTACGGCCTCGGCTCCGCCGCCCAGCGGTACTTCTCCAAGACGCCGAAGCAGCTGACGCTGCCCGAGGCCGCGATGCTGGCCGGCATGGTCCGCAGCCCCTCGACGTACGACCCGATCAGCGGGGACGCCGACGCGGCGAAGGCCCGCCGCGACTACGTCCTCTCGCGGATGGCCGACCTCGGCTACGTCACCCGCGCCGAGGCCAACGAGGCCGCCGCGACCAAGCTGGTCCTCAAGCCGCGCAAGCCGCAGGGCTCCTGCGTCAACGGCAATCCGCTGTACGGCTTCTACTGCGACTGGTTCCTCGACTGGTGGAAGTCGAACCCGGCGTTCGGCCGGAACCGCAACGAGCGCGAGCAGAACCTGAAGACCGGTGGCTACCGGATCGTCACCGCGCTCGACCCGGCCACCCAGCGCGCCGCGCAGAAGGCCGTGGACAACGAGGTGAAGCGCACCAGCAACTTCGCCACCGGGGTGGTCGTCGTTCAGCCGGGTACCGGGCGGGTCACCGCGATGGCGATCAACCGCACGTACAGCCTGAAGAAGAACCCGCCGGGCAAGTCCGCGCCGCACACGGTGAACCCGCTGCTCACCGGTACCAACGTCTCTCCCGGCTACCAAGCCGGTTCGACGTTCAAGCTGTTCACGCTCGCGGCCGCGCTGGAGAAGGGCCTACCGCTCGGCACCAAGATCTACTCGCCGGGCCGGATCAAGACCCAGTTCCGCAACGCCTCCGGGCCGGTCGCCTGCGACGGTGACCACTGGTGTCCGAAGAACGCGAGCGGACGCATGTCCGGCACCCACACGATGTGGTCGGGCTTCGGCGAGTCGGTGAACACGTACTTCGTCCAGCTCGAGGAGCGGATCGGGGTCAAGGCCGCGGTCAACATGGCCGAGCGGCTCGGCGTCACGTTCCGGTCCAGCGCGGACTACGACCAGCGCAACGCCGTCCAGACCAACCCGAACGCCTGGGGCTCGTTCACGCTCGGGACCGCACTGGTCACCCCGCTGGACATGGCCACCGCGTACGCGACGATCGCCGCGCGGGGCAAGCGGTGCGATCCCACCCCGTTGCTCTCGCTCGCCGACCGGAACGGCAGACAGATCGCGTTCGGCAACCCGACGTGCAAACAGGTGATCGCGCCGGACATCGCGGACGCGGTTGCGGACGCCGCCCGCTGCCCGGTCGGTGACGACGCCGCGAGCGGGTGCGCCCGCCGGAACGGCGTGACCGCGGGCCGGGTGGGCGGCTCGTTCGTCCGGGAGATCGCCGGCAAGACCGGTACCACGGACGACAACAAGGCCGCGTGGTTCGTCGGGTTCACGCCGAACCTGGCCGCCGCGGTGTTCTACTCCGACCCGGACAACCCCAACCTGCGGCCGGTGCCGAGCTACCGGGTACCGGCGACCGTCTTCATCAAGACGATGCAGACCGCGCTGAGCACGGTGGCGCCGAAGGGCTTCGTCGCACCGACCAGCCTGCGGAAGTGGGGCCCGGACGGCTCGCCGCCGACGTTGAAGAGCGACCCGAGCGTGGGCGGCGGACCGGCCGACCCGGACCGGGAACGCGAACGCCGGGAACGCGATCGTCGCTCCCCGACTCCACGACCCGGAGAGGACACCGACGAGGACGAAGGAAACGAGGACGGCGGCCGCGCCAGCCCGTCGCCCAGCGATTGACCCGACCCGGGCCCGCCGACTCTTCGGCGGGCCCGGGGTCGCTACGGCAGCAGCTCGGTGCGCAGCTCGTGGGCACCGTCGGCCCGGGTGCCCTCGTAGTAGACGCGGTGACCACCGTCGGGCAGCGGAACCACCGAGACGTACCGGAGCCCACCCGGGGCGAACGGCGACCGCTTCGGCGGACGGGGGTCGGCCGTGAATGCGGTGAACAGGCCGTCCTCGCCGAGGCGCCCGTGCGCGAGGCCGGTGACCTCTTCCCAGTTCTCCTCCGCGGTGGCCCGCCCGTCGTAGAGCGCCAGAGCGTTCTCGCCGGTGACCACCACGGAGGCGAACCGCACGCCGCGGGCGTCCCACTCACCCGGACGCCCGGCCAGCGCGGTTCCGTGCCAGGTCCAGTCGATCCCGTCCGCGCTGGTCGCGTAGTCGGTGGTCATCCGGTCGGCGTGCTCGTCGGACTCCAGCGGATGGCAGGACGCCCAGAGGTGCCAGCGGCCGGCCGCGTGCACGATCACCGGGTCCTTGACGCCGACCGTGTCGTCGCCGGGCAACACCGTCCGCGGCGCGGCCAGCGGGAGCTTCTCCGGCGTGTCGGCCTCGAGCAGCACCACCCGCCAGTGCTTGGTCCCCGGCGTCGCGACGCTGACGTAGAGCCGCCAGCGACCGTCCGGCGCCCGCAGCAGCGCAGGACGCTCCAGCGAGTCGGAGTCGAACTCCTCGCGCCGGACCTCGGCGATCGGCTCGAACGACACACCGTCGACGGATTTCGCGAGGACGTTGACGTACCCGCGACCGGCCCCGATCGGGAGCCGGAGCCGGTAGGCGAGGTAGTAGATGCCGTCGACCAGGACGGCGCTGGGCGCCCCCGCCCAGGACCCCGTCGTCACCTCGGGCGGTTCGACCACGACCGCCGCATCGTGCCACTGGGGTACCGGCTCGCTGCCCACACTGTCTCCTCGGATGTCGGCCCGACCGTCGTCGCCGAGGCGTACGGATTCAGCGATGCGGGCGGGGCGGGTTGTCGATGTCCAGCCAGTCCTGGAACGACTCGCCGGTCACCTTCTCCAGTAGTTCGATGTCGTCGGTGAAGTACGGCAGGATCCTCGCGCGTTCCTCCGCGGTCAGGCGCGGGCGCGGGCCCTTCTGCCGGTGGAGTGCGGTGAGCAGCGGTCCCCGGACGGCGAGCCGGGCCGGCACCGGGAAGTGCTGACCGAACCGGCCACCCGTGCGCAGCAGGGTCCGGAGCAGGGAGTTCACCGGGGTGTCGGGGACGTAGGGCGTCACGTTCTCCGACGGCACCGCGCCGAGGATGCCGGTGCGGACGCCGAGGAACGCACAGACCCGGTCCAGCGCCTCCATCGGCGTGTCGCGCAGATCGCGGTAGCGCATCAGCAGCACCTGTTCGTCGTCGAACAGCGTGTAGAGGTGCTGCAGCTGCTCACCGTAGCGTCCCTGACCGAGGTAGTGCCAGAAGTGCGCCCAGCCCGCGGCCTTCCGCTCCGGCTCCAGCTCGCAGGCGGTGACAAAGTCGCTCTCGGCCTCCAGGCCCGCGGCCCACAGGTGGTACCAGTTGGAGTGCGCGCGGTCGACCGGGTTGCGCACCACGACGATCAGCTTCGCGTCCGGGACCGTGCGCTTGATCCGCGCCTGGGCATCCAGGTCGTAGAGGTAGAACGGCGTCGCCTCGCCGGTCAGCGTGCCCGGCGGAGCAGGCGCGAACAGCGCCTCGTAGTCCGCGCGCCGCCAGACGTGCTCCTGGTAGGTCTGGGCGTCGCCAGGACCGCCCTCCGCCGGCGGCGGTCCGTCGGAGAGGAAGTACTTGGGCTCCTTCACCGCCGAGAGGTAGAGCTCGGGGTGGTGGACCAGCGCGGCGTGCAGAGCGGTGGTGCCCGCCTTCGGCACGCCGATGACGAGGAAGTCGGGCAGCGTCACGGCGCACCACCCTCCCGCAGCGGCGAGCGCGGCGCGGCACCCTGCAACTCGGCCGCCTCCAGCTCCGCGAGTTCCCGATCGTCGACCGTCTCCACGGACTCCTCCGCGAGGCGGGCGCTGTCCCGCCGCCAGCGCCGGAACGCGTAGGTCCCGAGCGCGACCACGACCGCCACGATCCCGCCGTACACCGCGAACCGGGCACCGGCGGTCAGGTCGGTCTGCTTGAACAGCGTCCGGACGTTCGTCAGGACCAGCAACCCACCGGCCCCGGTACCGAGCAGCGGCACCGGCAGGTGCTTCACCAGCCAGGCCGCGAGCGGCGCCGCGACCACGCCACCGGCCAGCAGCCCGCCGACCACCGCCCAGTCGATCGCTTCGTTGCCGAGCCCGATCAGGAAGCCGAGGCTGGCGAAGACCGCGACCAGGAACTCGCTGGCGCTCACCGACCCGATCACCTTCCGTGGCTCGGTCCGCTTCGCCGAGAGCAGCGTGGAGGTCGCGACCGGGCCCCACCCGCCACCGCCGGTGGCGTCGATGAACCCCGCGGTCAACCCGAGCGGCACCAGCGCTCGCTTGCGCAGCGGTGGGCGGGCCGCGAGCTGCCCGTCGATCGCCGTGGTCGCGAACCGCAGCACGATGTAGACGCCCAGCACGAGCAGGATCGCCGACGTCCACGGCGC
Protein-coding regions in this window:
- the treY gene encoding malto-oligosyltrehalose synthase yields the protein MGDVRGTYRVQVQPAFDLRAAAGLADYLSDLGATQLYSAPLLQSAPGSLHGYDVVDHSRVNTDLGGADGLRALVEALRAKELGLVVDIVPNHAGVAVPEANPAWWDVLKHGRESDHARWFDIDWDRGPLLIPVLGSDADVSALTVEDGELRYYEHRYPVAPGTEGGSPQDVHDRQHYRLVDWRRGDAEITYRRFFAITDLAGLRVEDPTVFNATHGEILRWYAEGGLDGIRVDHPDGLRDPGEYLQRLRIGAPDAWLVVEKIAEPGEALPEWPIDGLTGYDALGEVGALFVDPAGEDAFTALDTEVTGVETDYPGLLYASKKDVATGMLRAELRRLARLAAGASAAEPVVPEVEAALAELLAVFPVYRSYLPFGVDHLSQALAAAREKRPDLGPALDALEPRLADPDDELAIRFQQTSGAVMAKGAEDTAFYRWTRFVALNEVGGDPTKFGGSVSEWHAAARARQDIWPRGMTTLSTHDTKRSEDVRARLAVLSEIPDEWAAAVRRWRDVVPVSDGAIAHLLYQSVVATWPIDASRLKAAMQKSAREARTVTSWNDQNEEFEAALDAAVDAALASSDVTAFAQRITPYGWVNALGQKLVQLTMPGIPDTYQGTELWDNSLVDPDNRRPVDFDARRKLLARLDDGWLPPVDAEGAAKLLVTSRALRLRRDRPELFGSYTPVGVSGSAAEHAVAYDRGGAITVATRLPVGLERRGGWGDTVLALPDGDWKDALTGATYSAGADGPVGLVDILFRYPVALLTRA
- the treZ gene encoding malto-oligosyltrehalose trehalohydrolase, with amino-acid sequence MTTFELWAPKPTRVRIRIGETMTELQKAADGWWRVDLPDAGPGTDYAYLLDDDPQPLPDPRAAWLPNGVHEPSRVYDHSAYAWTDDHWTGRQLAGSVLYELHIGTFTPEGTFDAAIERLDHLVELGVDLVELLPVNGFNGAYNWGYDGVAWYAVHEQYGGPDGLKRFVDACHAKGLGVALDVVYNHLGPSGNYLPRFGPYLKEGSNTWGDLINLDGRDSNEVRRYILDNVLGWFRDFHVDALRLDAVHALADTRAAHLLEEASREVDVLSTHLGRPLSLIAESDLNDPKLMAPVEAGGYGLTAAWDDDVHHALHALLTGERSGYYGDFGSFATLAAVLTGAYFHAGTYSSFRQRVHGRPVDRRNTPGYRFVVCLQNHDQIGNRATGDRISATLSPELLTIGAALMLTSPFTPMLFMGEEWGAGTPWQFFTSHPEPELATAVETGRKAEFAEHGWGEAEVPNPQDPATFERSKLDWSEPTKPPHAGVLDVYRRLIALRREVSDLTDPRLDRVAVLYDEDARWMVVRRGERHAVAVNLGSAARAVSLPASVEAVLFHSHGADEWTGTLPPESVAILRLR
- a CDS encoding ANTAR domain-containing protein, translating into MDDDDNTSGRALIERLLGYAVDEVAGAIGAGVNFVRDGQPSVYCAIGIAAPLDRLQWELGEGPLVQAHRTERTALVPDLRSANEYPDLCRALNGTYLPGLSGSLGAVSMPGSWDEGGPSQFTLYLDRAPSEKTVAVLDRIEPMVSHALATVVFCERESMRADQMAKMVQYRRVIEQCKGAVMAMAGVSAPQAFEALDRASQRYNVRLRELAVALAEHVGNAPAEHPEDIGHVLEPTEAARKAAAELWSAICLAARSR
- a CDS encoding potassium/proton antiporter, producing MDTLNLYLLAGAGVLLAAVIAVRVASRVGMPGLLAFLLVGIALGESGVGIRFDDEELTQLVGFAALAVILAEGGLTTRWSDIRPVIGLSVVLSTLGVLTSVAAVAVCAHVALGFDWRLGILIGAVVSSTDAAAVFSVLRRLPLRRRLSATLEAESGFNDPPTVILVTVVASDAWETASGWEVGGLVIYELIAGALIGLLVGFAGQWLLNRVALPASGLYPVSAIAIPLLAFGAAGQLHASGFLAVYVAGLVLGNASLPHRNATLGFAEGIAWVAQIGMFVLLGLLASPTRLDDALVPALVVGGALLLVGRPLSVLVSALPFRLPWREQAFLSWAGLRGAVPIVLATIPAVAPLSGRARLFDVVFLLVLVFTIVQAPTLPWVARRLGVAAPDEARDIVVEAAPLDELRADLLAVTIPPRSRLAGVWVTDLRLPDGAVVTLLVRDGRSTVPDQHTRFRVGDQFLVVTTTADRRATERRLRAVSRAGQLARWWGEHGGDVPARGAQHRG
- a CDS encoding sulfotransferase, yielding MTLPDFLVIGVPKAGTTALHAALVHHPELYLSAVKEPKYFLSDGPPPAEGGPGDAQTYQEHVWRRADYEALFAPAPPGTLTGEATPFYLYDLDAQARIKRTVPDAKLIVVVRNPVDRAHSNWYHLWAAGLEAESDFVTACELEPERKAAGWAHFWHYLGQGRYGEQLQHLYTLFDDEQVLLMRYRDLRDTPMEALDRVCAFLGVRTGILGAVPSENVTPYVPDTPVNSLLRTLLRTGGRFGQHFPVPARLAVRGPLLTALHRQKGPRPRLTAEERARILPYFTDDIELLEKVTGESFQDWLDIDNPPRPHR
- a CDS encoding sulfite exporter TauE/SafE family protein translates to MTRFLVFVLVGLGAQLVDGSLGMAFGVTATTLLLTSGVTAAVASASVHLAEIGSTLVSGVAHWRFQNVDWKLVVRLGVPGAVGAFVGASLLSRLSTDVAAPWTSAILLVLGVYIVLRFATTAIDGQLAARPPLRKRALVPLGLTAGFIDATGGGGWGPVATSTLLSAKRTEPRKVIGSVSASEFLVAVFASLGFLIGLGNEAIDWAVVGGLLAGGVVAAPLAAWLVKHLPVPLLGTGAGGLLVLTNVRTLFKQTDLTAGARFAVYGGIVAVVVALGTYAFRRWRRDSARLAEESVETVDDRELAELEAAELQGAAPRSPLREGGAP